A stretch of the Kazachstania africana CBS 2517 chromosome 12, complete genome genome encodes the following:
- the PRE8 gene encoding proteasome core particle subunit alpha 2 (similar to Saccharomyces cerevisiae PRE8 (YML092C); ancestral locus Anc_8.871), producing the protein MTDRYSFSLTTFSPSGKLGQIDYALTAVKQGVTSLGIKATNGVVIATEKKSSSPLALTETLSKIELITPDIGAVYSGMGPDYRVLVDKSRKVAHTHYKRIYNEYPPTKLLVSEIAEIMQEATQSGGVRPFGVSLLVAGHDEHQGFSLYQVDPSGSYFPWKATAIGKGSTAAKTFLEKRWNDELELEDAIHIALLTLKESIEGEFNGDTIEIGVIGEPNQDLLGYTGVPSDKGPRFRKLTSQEVNDRLEAL; encoded by the coding sequence ATGACAGATAGATATTCCTTCTCACTAACGACATTTTCTCCAAGCGGTAAATTGGGTCAAATTGATTACGCTCTGACTGCTGTTAAACAAGGTGTTACGTCCTTAGGTATAAAGGCAACAAATGGTGTTGTTATAGCCACTGAgaagaaatcttcatctCCATTGGCTTTAACTGAAACTTTGTCAAAGATTGAACTAATTACACCAGATATTGGTGCAGTATATTCTGGTATGGGTCCGGATTACAGAGTCTTAGTAGacaaatcaagaaaagtcGCACATACACATTATAAAAGAATCTATAACGAATACCCTCCAACAAAACTATTAGTATCAGAAATAGCAGAGATTATGCAAGAGGCAACACAATCTGGTGGTGTTAGACCATTCGGTGTCTCTTTACTAGTGGCTGGACATGATGAACATCAAGGTTTCAGTTTATACCAAGTTGATCCTTCTGGATCTTATTTCCCTTGGAAGGCAACTGCCATAGGGAAAGGTTCTACCGCAGCAAAGACCTTCcttgaaaaaagatggaatgatgaattagaattgGAAGATGCCATCCATATTGCTCTATTAACTTTAAAAGAATCGATAGAAGGTGAATTTAATGGTGATACAATCGAAATTGGTGTTATTGGAGAACCAAATCAAGATCTATTGGGTTATACCGGTGTACCAAGTGATAAGGGCCcaagatttagaaaattaACCTCTCAAGAAGTTAACGATAGATTAGAAGCCCtctaa
- the RPM2 gene encoding ribonuclease P (similar to Saccharomyces cerevisiae RPM2 (YML091C); ancestral locus Anc_8.865), whose product MHPTNNKIFALKNLKNKLYSKNYHNNNRQANAGNSNTNNNANTSNNTNFFDSSYQHYLRQNHGLINKDQKNRNSNLTNLSNPQQLYPVIGANSNFNILDDVLHDNLIIHYNINNNSTAAITTTTNIQVPSTHPFHSNNLLHHDIIPTTSFSSYNQDSKRYYSTVITDYLESSTTNIINNNNDSRGRASQQQRKIQDDEDPWEKDTDESLNKTTFLQTHIDQINNCYRIEDYNKINSLYQSLKRNNIVPPIEIYEKIFDSFNKRNFDQNTNLLINEKMYQLLNCYQDLINSKLKPTTTIYNSLLEQIFKNSIISFESENNVINGYDFWKIGSEIFQTVIKNNKLSNDVINYYLLSMNLYSMLNNKRNLNDIIPNLNNFQNFIINLSTSYKKNSFYFISMCNLAKLKNDLNFMKKLYQEFLLNLSINENLIKNQFEIYSIFISGFMETGELDLANKIFNNVINEIKLKDNLSTSINLLLSNYLLSLSKINSQRAYDLWLQFNKLNWVPEFNYDFYLLFMSNCFHDWNLTKKFNNYIFPMQRTTTTTQSSSSSSLNSLKLKNLSNYLLYPINTKFVINQLLDYSLQLKDSEIIMKLIEESMIKYFTFDINLYPFIFKFLKEFNCPNDYFLKLIENHGNNLNQSNLLKFLNSIISAYGNDQLLLNEIIFQLPKFFKNICQNFEINVNNFDGLLLCLDNLSKSLQNFNHNVNNSQIIQKLPYLLEIHAILIIKFFDFDSFTPSKSSESVTINHLEETILENFKNLLTTFKNLNLNPNDINNHNIVTQAIKLSSIDDDQHFLNYFNNPGDWDKSYPLSLVDLIKNSKFEEMVKIFENLSSEGYCFDYDTYKALIQSGYINETVVKNSFGRLIELNDQLELRKLTNLIVNSLPGNSLEDILLLNDEVSNMINFKFLNDDSLTKIVNNLNKINLSDFLKIIDFPNNFKAIKIQIEFKNSINLIYETLYHLKLYQSIVQFNELCPVLNLKILLKSCIRCGNYETFEKFSLKFQNDFSLLNEIDQLTLKCEYLINIGKFDETVHLIEQSKEKNEKINDYYSFAIFLKSFNENIKNFKNLPENSLQFANNLSTFSSFHDLLSYYETVNNIKSNKKSIKLEIIDQMLNNLFDATRLIEPNEITNKIFEFKLKTFLRFKAFLKIPNFRTLDLIKLIEIYSKFNPFSISTLFNNILETYQFKNNILNLEYNLVWNYNNNSELILILSNIEQKFLEQDDKDKIDKVQLFKQHLLLDNK is encoded by the coding sequence ATGCATCctacaaataataagatATTCGCTTTAAAGAATCTCAAAAATAAGTTATactcaaaaaattatcacaataataatagaCAAGCAAATGCTGGTAACAGCAATACCAATAATAATGCGAATACTAGTAACAACACAAACTTTTTCGATAGCTCGTATCAGCACTATTTAAGGCAAAATCATGGTTTAATTAATAAAGATCAAAAGAAtagaaattcaaatttaaccaatctttcaaatccaCAACAATTGTATCCAGTAATTGGtgcaaattcaaattttaatatattaGATGATGTTTTGCATGATAATCTTATCATTCAttacaatatcaataataatagtactGCTGCaataacaacaacaacaaatatTCAGGTACCATCAACACACCCCTTCCATTCTAATAACCTACTTCATCATGATATAATACCGACAACAAGTTTTTCATCATACAATCAAGattcaaaaagatattATTCAACTGTTATAACAGATTATTTAGAGTCTTCCACAAcaaatatcatcaataataataacgaCAGTAGAGGAAGGGCCTCACAGCAACAGCGGAAGAttcaagatgatgaagatcCATGGGAAAAAGATACAGATGAATCTCTAAATAAAACAACTTTTTTACAAACGCATATTGACCAAATTAATAACTGTTATCGTATTGAAgattataataaaataaattctCTATATCAATCATTAAAGAGAAATAATATTGTACCaccaattgaaatttatgagaaaatttttgattcatttaataaaagaaatttcgATCAAAATACTaatttattaatcaatgaaaaaatgtatcaattattaaattgttATCAAGATTTAATTAATAGCAAATTGAaaccaacaacaacaatttaTAACAGTTTATTGgaacaaatttttaaaaattcaataatctcatttgaatctgaaaataatgttatAAATGGTTACGATTTTTGGAAGATTGgatctgaaatttttcaaactgtcattaaaaataataaattatcaaatgatGTTATTAACTATTATttactttcaatgaatctttattcaatgttaaacaataaaagaaatttaaatgaCATTATACCAAATctcaataattttcaaaattttattattaatttatcGACAAGttataagaaaaattcattttatttcatttcaatgtGTAATTTAgccaaattgaaaaatgatttaaattttatgaaaaaattgtatcaagaatttttattaaatttatcaataaatgaaaatttaattaaaaatcaatttgaaatttattcaatatttatttCTGGTTTTATGGAAACTGGTGAATTGGATTTagcaaataaaatttttaataatgttattaatgaaattaaattgaaagataattTATCGACGTCAATTAATCTCTTACTTTCCAATTATTTGTTATCATTAAGTAAAATCAATTCTCAAAGGGCTTATGATTTATGGTtacaattcaataaattaaattgGGTACCAGAATTTAATTATGatttttatcttttatTTATGTCAAATTGTTTCCATGATTGGAATTTaactaaaaaatttaataattatatttttccaatgcaaagaacaacaacaacaacacaatcttcatcatcatcatctttaaattcattaaaattgaaaaatttatcaaattatttgttATACCCAATTAATACAAAATTTGTTATTAATCAACTATTAGATTATTCATTGCAACTTAAAGATTCAGAaattataatgaaattaattgaagaatcaatgattaaatattttacatTCGACATAAATCTTTATccatttattttcaaatttttaaaagaatttaattGTCCCaatgattattttttaaaattgattgaaaatcatggtaataatttaaatcaatcaaatttattaaaatttttaaattctaTTATATCAGCATATGGGAATGATCAACTCCTTTTAAATGAGATTATATTCCAATTAcctaaatttttcaaaaatatttgtcaaaattttgaaattaatgtaaataattttgatggaCTATTACTTTGTTTAGATAATTTGTCAaaatctttacaaaattttaatcACAATGTTAACAATTCacaaattattcaaaaattaccATATTTATTAGAGATACATGCTATCTtaatcattaaattttttgattttgattcatttacaccatcaaaatcatcagaATCTGTAACAATAAACCATTTAGAAGAAAcaatattagaaaattttaagaatttattgacaacgtttaaaaatttaaatttaaatcCTAATGACATtaataatcataatattgTAACACAAGCAATTAAATTGAGCTCAATAGATGATGATCAACATTTcttaaattattttaacAATCCTGGTGATTGGGATAAATCTTACCCACTGTCATTAGTTGATcttatcaaaaattcaaaatttgaagaaatggttaaaattttcgaaaatttatcaagtGAAGGTTATTGCTTTGATTATGATACTTATAAAGCATTAATTCAGAGTGGTTATATCAATGAAACTGTTgttaaaaattcatttggaagattaattgaattgaatgatcAATTAGAATTGAGAAAATTGACGAATTTGATTGTTAATTCATTACCTGGCAATTCattagaagatattttaCTTCTAAATGACGAAGTTTCAAATAtgatcaatttcaaatttttaaatgatgatTCATTAACCAAAATTgtcaataatttgaataagatcaatttatcagatttcttgaagattattgattttccaaacaatttcaaagcaattaaaattcaaattgaatttaaaaattcaattaatttaatTTATGAAACTTTGTATCATTTGAAGTTATATCAATCGATAGttcaattcaatgaattatGCCCagttttgaatttgaagattctATTAAAATCCTGTATTAGATGTGGCAATTatgaaacttttgaaaaattttctcttaaatttcaaaatgatttctctttattgaatgaaatcgATCAATTAACTTTAAAATgtgaatatttgataaatattGGAAAGTTTGATGAAACTGTTCATTTAATAGAACAatcaaaggaaaaaaatgaaaaaatcaatgacTATTACAGTTTTGccatatttttgaaaagtttcaatgaaaacattaaaaatttcaaaaatttaccCGAAAATTCTTTACAATTTGCAAATAATctatcaactttttcaagtttccatgatttattatcttATTACGAAACTGtgaataatattaaatcgaacaagaaatcaattaaattagaaattattgatcaaatgttaaataatttattcGATGCAACAAGATTAATTGAACCTAATgaaattacaaataaaatatttgaatttaaattaAAAACTTTTTTAAGATTTAAAgcatttttgaagataccAAATTTTAGAACCTTAGATTTGattaaattgattgaaataTACTCCAAATTCAatccattttcaatttcaacttTATTTAATAACATTTTAGAGACATatcaattcaaaaataatattttaaactTGGAATACAATCTAGTTTGgaattataataataatagtgaattgattttaatCTTAAGTAATATTGAACAAAAGTTTTTGGAACAAgatgataaagataaaattgataaagttCAATTATTCAAACAACATTTATTACTGGATAATAAATGa